The following is a genomic window from Streptomyces sp. BHT-5-2.
GCCGCGCAACCTCAGTTCGCGCAGGGCGGCAAGGGCGGACTCGCCGGACTCCGCACGCACGATGCGATACGACGCGCCGTAGCGTCGCCGCAGATCACGGGCGACGGCACGGGACACACCCGGGTCGTCGTCCACGGTCAGGATGACGGTCCGCGCCGGGCCGGCGGCCTGGTCCATAGGCATCCCGTCCCCGGGTCGATCGCCCTTCCGCACCGACTCCGCGTGCCGACCGGCACGCCAGTGCGTCAGCGGTATCCATTTTATGGGTGATCATCACGATGTGCCATGCAAGATCGGAAGTGCTGCTGTCGGCCGGCAGACGGCGACGGGCCGGCCCTGCGCCGCGTACGCCCGGACTTGCGATACGAGGCCCCGGAGATCTTGTCGTGGGCGCGGAGATCGCCTCATTGCTGCGGGAAGTGATCGCCTGGGCGATGATTTGAGCGGCGAGCTGTTGGACGGCCGACAGCGCTTCGCCGGGCCACCGAAACGACGTTCAGGCGGGTCGGGAACGGCAGGAGTTGATGATCATGGCTGAGCAGAGGGCGTCAACCAAGGCAACGGCAATGCCCTCATCACGTTCCAGTACGGGACTTCGGTCACGCTCGACGCGGACACCACATCCCCGCGGTTCGGCCACGCCGTCCACGTCACCGCCACCACGGCCCCGGCCAACCCGGGCGCGGGCAGACACCAGCGGCTTCGTGCTGTGTACCCAGACTGGCCAGCGAAGTACCGATCTTGTGAGGGGCACGTCGACCGGGGGGTCTCGAGGGGTGAGCGCCGAAAGTCAGGTCAGGTTCCGATCAGCTCGGTCCGTGGTGGAGCAGGGTGGCCCGCAGCTCGCTCAGGTGCGGGCTCGGCCAGGGCGATTCCTGGGCGCGGTTCCAGATACATGGGGTACTCCGGGGTTCAACGGTGTCGGTGCCCGCGGGCGGGGTGTGCGGTAGCCGCGGCACGGCTGGAGTGGCGGTGCCGGTCGAAGGGACGCGGACGGGTGTGCCCTGCCGGCCTGTCTGTTGGCGTACGGCATCCGCACCGCTGTCGGCCTGTGGCTCGCGCAGCGTGGTGGGGAGCGGTCGGTGGTCAGGCCGCGTGAGGGGGCTTCGGCGAGCAGGAGTGCGTCGTGCAGTGCCTGGGCCGACACGAAGTCCAGGCAACCGGTGAGCCCCTGGTCGCCTTGCGCTGCCGTTCCGGTCCGTCGTGGTGGCTCGTGCGGCGGGGTGTGACATTGCCGGTCCCGCCGCACCCGGAGCCAGGACGCAGGCATCGCGAGCGGCTTGGTGGCGGTGGTTCAGTCGGGTGGTGTGCGGGTGGTGACCGGGTTGGGTGCCCTGACGGGTGGTCGAGCGGTGCGGGGTCGTCTGGTCATGGTCACCTGCCAGACGGCGAGGAGCAGCAGCGTGCCGGTTTCGGCGAGGAGGCTGAGGACAGCTTGTGGCTCGGGCTGCAGACCGTGCTCGGTGAATCCGAACACTCCTACGGTGCGCGAAGCCGTGAAGCCGCCAAGAGCGCCGAGCGCGACGCCTGCCGAGACTGCCCTCAGCAGCAGGGGCGGTGTCCCGACCAGCAGCAGGGCGGTGCAGGCGAAGGAAGTGCTGGCCTGGAGCAGGAACAGGGGGCCGATGACGCGGATGAAGCGGTACCCGTCGATGTAGAGCTGGGCGTGAATGTATCCGCCGGCGGCGAGGGTCGCGGCGGTCGTCGACCGCAGGGCGGGGGCGAGGAACCTGTGGGTGTTCATGCCAGTCTCTGTTCCTTGATGGCCAGTTCACGGTCGCCTCGGTGGTAGCCGACGCTGCGGATGCCGAGTGCCTCTTTGAGTTGCCGGGCGGGGACGACCTGCGGTGTGGGGGCGGGAGCGCGGCCCGGTTTGGGCAGGGGGTAGGCGGTGGTGGTGGCGGAGTGGAAGGTGATGTTGCCGTCTGTCTTGGTGAACAGCTGGTGGACGTGCCCGTTGAGACAGGTGACGGAGGAGAAGCGGCGCAGCAGAGCGATGACCTTGAGGGCGTCGTCGGTGCTCCAGCCCCACTTCGGGTACATGGCGAACAGCGGGATGTGGCTGAAGACCACGATGGGGGTGTCCGACGGCAGTCCGGCGATGTCCTTGCGAACGAAGTCGATCTGGTCGGTGCCGAGGTGGCCGAGCTTCTCCAGGCTCAGGGTGTTGACCAGGGCGATGAAGTGCACGCCGTGGGTGTCGAAGCTGTACCAGCCGTCGCCGAGCGTGCCCGTGCCGAAGGTCCGCCGGTAGGCGCGGCCGGCATCGCCGATGGAATCGTGCTCGCCCGGCACGGTGAAGACGCGGTCTGTCTTCATTCCGGCCATCATCTGCTTGACCTGGTCGAACTGCCCGGCTGTGGACAGGTGGGTCAGGTCGCCGCTGTGCATGACGAAGTCGGGTCTGAATCCGAGCGAGTTGACCTGCTTGATCGCTTCGGCGAAGGAGCCGACCACGTCTGTGTTCGCCGGTCCCTGGAACCCGATGTGGCTGTCGGAGACCTGCACGAACCGCAGCGCGCCGC
Proteins encoded in this region:
- a CDS encoding metallophosphoesterase; the encoded protein is MTNYYDGHDGVPADAAAQPDTEHGMTRRQLLRHAGWFGGAVVLTVASGEVISHIAGSQDINAGTAAAGSGALRFVQVSDSHIGFQGPANTDVVGSFAEAIKQVNSLGFRPDFVMHSGDLTHLSTAGQFDQVKQMMAGMKTDRVFTVPGEHDSIGDAGRAYRRTFGTGTLGDGWYSFDTHGVHFIALVNTLSLEKLGHLGTDQIDFVRKDIAGLPSDTPIVVFSHIPLFAMYPKWGWSTDDALKVIALLRRFSSVTCLNGHVHQLFTKTDGNITFHSATTTAYPLPKPGRAPAPTPQVVPARQLKEALGIRSVGYHRGDRELAIKEQRLA